The DNA window CTGCCTCGTCACGTTGCCGTCGGCATCCGTCTCTTCATCGAGGTGCATCGGAGGGAACATGCCGTCGCGATACCAGTTGAGGTGCTGGCTCGTTTCGAAGAGGTGCCCCTTGGTGATGTGCGGGGTGTTGACCAGTTCGTAGTCGTTCTGGATCAGCTGCTCGCGCAGGTAGTTCTCGATCTCAGACCGAATGATCCCGCCCTTGGGGTGGAACACGGCGAGGCCGGAACCGATCTCATCGGGGAAGCTGAACAGGTCGAGTTCGGCGCCGAGCTTGCGGTGGTCGCGCTTGGCCGCCTCTTCGAGTCGCGACTGGTACGCGCGGAGTTCGTCCTTGGTCGGCCAGGCGGTGCCGTAGATGCGCTGCAGCTGCGGGTTCTTCTCCGAGCCGCGCCAGTAAGCGGCGGCGACCCGGGTCAGCGCGTAGCCGTTACCGATCATTCGGGTGTTCGGCAGGTGCGGGCCGCGGCAGAGGTCTTTCCACTCGGTCTCGCCCGTCTTCGGGTTGACGTTGTCGTAGATGGTGAGCTCTGCTCCCCCGACCTCGACGTTCTCGTCGTTCTGATCGTCACCTGCTCCACCCTTGAGGCCGATCAGCTCGAGCTTGTACGGCTCGTTGGCCAGCTCTTCGCGGGCCTCAGCGTCGGTCACGACCCGGCGAACGAAACGCTGCCCCTGGCGGATGATGCGATCCATCTCCTTGGAGAGCGCCTTCAGGTCTTCGGGCGTGAACGAGTCGCGCACATCGAAGTCGTAGTAGAAGCCGTCGGTCACAGGCGGGCCAATACCCAGCCTGGCGTCGGGGTTCACCTTCTGAACCGCCTGCGCGAGAACGTGCGCGGCGGAGTGCCGGAGGATACTGAGGCCGTCGGGCGAGTCGATGGTCACCGCTTCAACCTCGTCGGTGTCGGTGATCGTGGTCGCGAGATCCTTCAGCTCGCCGTTGACGCGCATGGCGACAACAGACCGATCGGTGAATCTCTCGAATCCGTCAGACACGTGGTTTGCTCCTCTGAGTAGTAAGACCCTTCAACTTTAGCGCCGCAGAGACCGCGTCCCGCGCGCGGCGGACGCTCATGATTCGCTCTAGAGTGAAGCCATCCAACCCGAATCGAAGTGAATGCCAGTGCCTGCCACGCCAACCCGCCGGACGATTGCAGCGGTCGCCGTGTTCGTCGCCCTCAGCGTCGTTCACCTCGGAGCGCTGATCGGTGGCCTGCAGCCGCTCGCGGATGGAACCAAGCCGTTCCTCATGCCCCTGCTCGCCGTCGCCGTTCTCTGCGCGGGCGTACTCAGGTTCGGCCGCAGGGCCTGGCTGCTCCTCGCGGCTCTCGCGCTGAGCTGCGTCGGCGACGTCGCACTGTTATCGGATTCCAACACGGCGTTCGTCATCGGCCTCTCCTCGTTCCTCCTGGTGCACCTGGCGTACATCGTGCTCTTCGCGGGCGCCAGCGGCGCCGGTCGGCCGCGGTTCTGGGGCCTCTTTTACGTCGCCTGGCTGGTGGTCCTGCTGCTCGTGCTGGTCCCCCATCTCGACGCACTACTCGTTCCCGTCATCGGCTACGGCTTTGTCATCGCGGGCATGGCCATCGCGGCGACACGATGCGCGCCGAAGGTCACCGTTGGCGCGACACTCTTCCTGCTGTCCGACTCGCTACTGGCCATCAATCGATTTGTCCCAGACGCGAACCTCTGGCAACCCGGCTTCCTGATCATGCTCACGTACATCGCGGGGCAGGCACTGATCGCCTGGGGACTCGTCGAATCCTGGCGGGCGCACGCATCCCAGCTCCCGACCCCTAACTTTGGAAAGGTATCCCCATGACACGCGACGATGAGGCCGTTGAGCACTTCACGCGAGACGACCTGACGATGCGCGTTCGGCGTCGCGAGGCGAAATCCGCCGCGGCCGCAGACAATGTGGTTGTCCTCGTACACGGCATCGGGGTGTCGTCGAGATACTTCACCCGTCTCGCCGGGGAGCTCTCGACGTCAGCGACCGTGATCTCGGTCGACCTGCCCGGGTTCGGCCCGAATCGCCGACCGCGCAGACAACTGGCTGTGGAAGACTTCGGCACGCTGCTCGCCGACTACTTCACCCACGCCGGCGTGGCGTCTCCGGTGCTCGTTGGACACTCGATGGGCGCGGAGATCGTCGTTGACGCCGCACTGCGCCACCCGGTTTCCGGCGTGACGCTGATCGGGCCGGTTGTCGACGAGCGCGCCAGGAGCGCGTGGCGGCAGGGCATGCGTCTTTTTCGTGACACCTTCCACGAGAGCCCTGGGGCCAACTGGATTGTGTTCACTGACTACCTGCGGAGCGGCATCCGCTGGTTCTTCACCGAGCTGCCGGCCATGCTCGCGTATCGCACCGAGGAGCACCTGCCGCTCGTTCAGGCTCCGGTGCTGATCATTCGCGGAGACAAGGATCCTGTCGCGCCCCAGGGCTGGGTCGAGTTCCTGGGGCGCCAGGGGCGCTCCACGCGCGTGGTTTCCATACCCGGAGGAGGGCACGTTGTGCAGCACACTCAGTCCGCAGCGGTTGCCGCGGAGATCCGCCTGTTGATCTCGGGTGACTCCCTGCTCACTCAGCCGGAAGTGCGGCCTGCTTACCCCAGCGCTTTCGAGGGCGAGGCAGCGGAGCGATAGGCACCGGGCGAGGGTCCCGCCACACCTTGATGATCGCCCACGTCACCGCGGCGATCGGAACAGCGAGAACCGCTCCGATGATTCCGGCCACGATGGTGCCGGCGGTCAGGGCGACGAGGATGACCAGTGGGTGCAGTTTGAGCGACTGCGCCATCACGACGGGCTGCAGGAAGTTGCCCTCGAGCTGGTTCACGCCGACCGCGATGGCGATCACGATGAGGGCGACCACGGGGCCGTTGTCGGTTCCGACAAGTGCGACGAGAGCGGCGAGCACGCTGGCAACAGTCGCTCCGACGAGCGGCACGAAACTCGCCACGAAGACGATCACGGCGAGCGGGAGCGCGAGCGGCACTTGGAGGATGAAGAGCCCAAGGCCGATGAAGAACGCGTCAACGAATGCGATGATCGCTGTCCCACGAACGTATCCGCCGAGCACGCGAACCGCAGTGTGACCGATGCGGTGTCCACGGTCGAGCGCCGCGCCCTTGAAGGGGCGGAGGAAGAACTCCCAGATCGTGTCGCCGTCCTTGAGGAAGAAGAACAGGATCACGAGCACGAGGACCGCACCGGTGATGATGTTCGCCGCGGCGGAAACCCCAGCGAGTGCTCCGGAGCCGAACTGGGCGCTCGTGACGAAGTCGATGACGGCATCCCGCGCCTCTTCGATCTGCTTCTCGTCGATGGGGAGCGGGCCGGTGAGCAGATAGTCGTAGAGCTGGTCGATGCCCTTGACCGCCGAGTCGGCGAGCTCGCCCCACTGATTCCTTACGGCGAGGACGATGAGCGTCACGACGCCGCCGAAAATCAGGATGCCGCTGAGCAGCGCAACCCACGCGGCGAGGATGGGCGGCATAAAGCGACGCAACCAGCTGATCACGGGCGCTGCGGCCGCGGCAATGACGATCGCGATCAGCACGGGGATCACCACGAGCTTGAGCTGCATCATTCCGAGGACGACGACGGCGGCGAGAGCAATGATCGCGAGGATCTGGATGCTCCTGACCCCAACCGTCCCCAGCCGGTCGGTCCACAGCGTGCGGAGGGAGGGTCGTTCGCCATCGATGTCTGTGCTCATGGCCCCAGCCTAGTTAGTGCACACACCCGCGCACGGTACTTGCGGTGGGACCTGTCGTCAAGGTATGGACTCGGCTGCCCGCGGTCCCGTACAAAGGAGGAATGAAGGCACTTACCTGGCAAGCAAAACGTTCAGTTTCCGTTGAAGAAGTCCCAGACCCCGTAATTCAGGATCCGACGGATGTCATCATCCGCGTCACGTCTGCCGCGATTTGCGGTTCGGATCTGCACCTCTACGAGACGTTCGGTCCGTTTCTTAACAAGGGCGATGTCCTCGGGCACGAGACGATGGGCATCGTCGAAGAAGTGGGTTCCGCCGTCACCCGCCTCTCCGCCGGCGACCGCGTGGTGATCCCGTTCGTCATCGCTTGTGGACATTGCTACATGTGCACCCGCGGCCTGTACTCGCAGTGCGAGACGACCCAGAACACCGACCAGGGCACCGGCGCATCGCTCTACGGCTTCACGGAACTCTACGGCTCCATTCCCGGAGGCCAGGCCGAGCGCCTGCGCGTGCCGCTGGCCGACTTCAACGCCACCAAAGTCGGGCACGATCTCCCAGACGAGCGCTACCTCTTCCTGAGCGACATCCTGCCAACCGCCTGGCAGGGAGTGAAGTACGCCAACCTGCCCGACGACGGCATCCTCGCGGTCATGGGCCTCGGGCCGGTCGGCCAGTTCGCCGCACGAATCGGCAAGCACCTCGGACACCGAGTGCTCGCTGTAGACCCGGTCCCCGAGCGGCGCGCGATGGCTGAGCGCTACGGCGTCGAGACCTTCGACCTCACCGATGACGTCGTCGAGCGCCTTCGTGACGCAACGGACGGCCGCGGAGCCGACGGGGTGGTTGAGGCCGTCGGGTTGGAAGCGCACGGAAGCCCCGGCGCTGCGTTCGCACAGGGGGCCGTCGGCCTTCTGCCTGACGGAATTGCCAAGAAGCTGATGGATACCGTTGGCGTCGACCGGATGGCCGCACTGTACGCAGCGTTCGATTCGGTCAGGCGCGGCGGGACTGTGTCGATCAGCGGCGTATACGCGGGCGAGGCTGACCCATTCCCGATGAAGGATCTCTTCGATAAGCAGATCACTATCCGGATGGGCCAGTGCAACGTGCAGCACTGGCGCGACGAGTTGATGCCGCTCGTCGAGGACCCCTCCGACCCACTCGGTGTCGAAGACCTCGTGACGCACCGGGTTCCGCTCGACAAGGCACCGGAGATGTACGAGATGTTCCAGAAGAAGGAGAACGGCTGCATCAAGGTCGTGCTCAAGCCGTAGAGACACCGAATCCATCACTTCCGGTCGAGGGCATCAGTTCTGCCTGGTGTTCTCGACCGGAACTGATGCTCTCGCCGCAGTAGGCGCGTTAACGACAGAAGCCCGGACATTTCTGTCCGGGCTTCTTCTTGTGAGCGATACTGGGATCGAACCAGCGACCTCTTCCGTGTCAGGGAAGCGCGCTACCGCTGCGCCAATCGCTCAAGGTCATTCAATTTTACTTCATTCGAGTGGTGAGGTGGCGACGGGATTCGAACCCGTGTGGACGGCTTTGCAGGCCGCTGCCTCGCCTCTCGGCCACGCCACCGCGTGTGGGGTTGCCCACATGCCGTGGTCAGTCGAAAGACTGACCCCAAACACTCGAGCGGATGACGAGATTCGAACTCGCGACCCTCACCTTGGCAAGGTGATGCGCTACCACTGCGCCACATCCGCATTGCCAGTATCTCTCCGGCTTTGCTACTCGCATTTCTGCGTGCGTTGAAGACTCTACTTGATGTTTCCCCGAGAAACCAAATCGAGTCACTCGGGTGTTCTTCGTGTCGTTTTCAGAACGGATGCCATGGCCAAATGGTCCGCGGGACGCCTCTCAGTCGGCTAACATAAGACGTCGTTATGAACTTTTTCTTCAGTTCACTACGGGCGATTGGCGCAGTTGGTAGCGCGCTTCCTTCACACGGAAGAGGTCATCGGTTCGAGTCCGGTATCGCCCACAGATAAGGCCCGCGGATTCCGCGGGCCTTTTGTTTTTCTGCGTCGGAAATGTCCGGAAGCCGGCTGCTCGGAACGAGGTGGCGCCGGCTCTCGGGTGATTCGCCGCCCTCCCGCTCTCTCGCACGACGGTGCTACTTTGAGCCGCACGGACCTGCGGGAGAGCAACAATGACAAAGCCAATCGCTGAAATGACGAGGAACGACGTGAGCCGGGCGACATCCGTCACCGCTGTCAGAGCGGCTCGCGACGGCGACATGGAGAGCTGGGACCTCGTGGTGCGCTCGCTTGGCCAGGACGCCCCTCTCGCCGTCGATACGTTCACCTGGGACGGGCCGGTAGACCGCGGCGTCATCCTCCGCCAGCTCGAAGTAGTACTTGGCCGTGTAGACCTGATGATTGACCCGGATGCGACACACCTCTCAGAAGGTCACGCCATTTTTCGGGTCCATGCGAATCGGGAAGTTTGAGAACGGCACTCGCTGCTATCGTCACGGGGACCAGCCCGACCAGGTATCCGGACGGAGGGACACAGGCGCATGGCAATGCACCCCGACGAGATTCCCATCACCGCGCGGCTGGTGCAACAACTCCTCGCCGATCAGTTTCCCGAGGTCGCTCACCTGCCCGTACGGGAGTTCCGCTCGACCGGCACCGTGAACGCGGTATTCAGGATCGGAGATGGCCTGCTGGCCCGATTACCGCGCCTGACGCGCTGGGCCGCCGACCTTGACCGGGAAGCGCGCTGGCTCCCCTCTCTCGCCTCTCATGTGCCCCTGAGCATTCCTGTGCCGGTCTTCCTGGGAAAGCCCACCGGGCACTACCGGTCGATCTGGGCGGTATACGAGTGGATCGACGGTTCGCCATACACCGACGATGCCGTTGACGACGAGGTTGCCGTCGCGCGGGCCCTCGCGGACTTTCTCACCCACCTGCATCGCATCGACATCGCTGACGCTCCCGGCGCAGGACGAAGGCCCCTCGCCGAGCTCGACGCGATGACGCGGGAGGCCCTGACCGCAGCACGTGACCTCATCGATGCAGAAAAGGCACTGGCGGCGTGGAATAAGGCGCTGACGGCGCCGGTGTGGGACGGCACTCCGGTGTGGATCCACACCGACCTGTTGC is part of the Mycetocola zhujimingii genome and encodes:
- a CDS encoding aminoglycoside phosphotransferase family protein: MAMHPDEIPITARLVQQLLADQFPEVAHLPVREFRSTGTVNAVFRIGDGLLARLPRLTRWAADLDREARWLPSLASHVPLSIPVPVFLGKPTGHYRSIWAVYEWIDGSPYTDDAVDDEVAVARALADFLTHLHRIDIADAPGAGRRPLAELDAMTREALTAARDLIDAEKALAAWNKALTAPVWDGTPVWIHTDLLRPNLLVRGGRLAAVIDWGGTGVGDPAADVIAAWSVFGSPGRAAFLAALDVDEQTRDRALGYALHQAAMIIPYYRTSNPAFVSSAVRTVEQVIADTA
- a CDS encoding lysoplasmalogenase encodes the protein MPATPTRRTIAAVAVFVALSVVHLGALIGGLQPLADGTKPFLMPLLAVAVLCAGVLRFGRRAWLLLAALALSCVGDVALLSDSNTAFVIGLSSFLLVHLAYIVLFAGASGAGRPRFWGLFYVAWLVVLLLVLVPHLDALLVPVIGYGFVIAGMAIAATRCAPKVTVGATLFLLSDSLLAINRFVPDANLWQPGFLIMLTYIAGQALIAWGLVESWRAHASQLPTPNFGKVSP
- a CDS encoding zinc-dependent alcohol dehydrogenase; the encoded protein is MKALTWQAKRSVSVEEVPDPVIQDPTDVIIRVTSAAICGSDLHLYETFGPFLNKGDVLGHETMGIVEEVGSAVTRLSAGDRVVIPFVIACGHCYMCTRGLYSQCETTQNTDQGTGASLYGFTELYGSIPGGQAERLRVPLADFNATKVGHDLPDERYLFLSDILPTAWQGVKYANLPDDGILAVMGLGPVGQFAARIGKHLGHRVLAVDPVPERRAMAERYGVETFDLTDDVVERLRDATDGRGADGVVEAVGLEAHGSPGAAFAQGAVGLLPDGIAKKLMDTVGVDRMAALYAAFDSVRRGGTVSISGVYAGEADPFPMKDLFDKQITIRMGQCNVQHWRDELMPLVEDPSDPLGVEDLVTHRVPLDKAPEMYEMFQKKENGCIKVVLKP
- a CDS encoding AI-2E family transporter — translated: MSTDIDGERPSLRTLWTDRLGTVGVRSIQILAIIALAAVVVLGMMQLKLVVIPVLIAIVIAAAAAPVISWLRRFMPPILAAWVALLSGILIFGGVVTLIVLAVRNQWGELADSAVKGIDQLYDYLLTGPLPIDEKQIEEARDAVIDFVTSAQFGSGALAGVSAAANIITGAVLVLVILFFFLKDGDTIWEFFLRPFKGAALDRGHRIGHTAVRVLGGYVRGTAIIAFVDAFFIGLGLFILQVPLALPLAVIVFVASFVPLVGATVASVLAALVALVGTDNGPVVALIVIAIAVGVNQLEGNFLQPVVMAQSLKLHPLVILVALTAGTIVAGIIGAVLAVPIAAVTWAIIKVWRDPRPVPIAPLPRPRKRWGKQAALPAE
- a CDS encoding alpha/beta fold hydrolase; this encodes MTRDDEAVEHFTRDDLTMRVRRREAKSAAAADNVVVLVHGIGVSSRYFTRLAGELSTSATVISVDLPGFGPNRRPRRQLAVEDFGTLLADYFTHAGVASPVLVGHSMGAEIVVDAALRHPVSGVTLIGPVVDERARSAWRQGMRLFRDTFHESPGANWIVFTDYLRSGIRWFFTELPAMLAYRTEEHLPLVQAPVLIIRGDKDPVAPQGWVEFLGRQGRSTRVVSIPGGGHVVQHTQSAAVAAEIRLLISGDSLLTQPEVRPAYPSAFEGEAAER